From the genome of Oryza glaberrima chromosome 1, OglaRS2, whole genome shotgun sequence:
CATGGTTACCACGCGGTAACCCGGGCCCCGatggtttgggaaaccctaaGCAAAAGAACGCCTTGGTGCATTGAAATGCGAACCATGGATAATAAACCCATTGCTCAATCAAGAAAATATGCAACTCCTTGCACGTGGAAATAAAGCAAATGAAGAAAATAACACCCTAACATGCAAAAAATATTGCAACCGATTCTCCACACGAAAATGTGAAAGACAAATAATTAACAAACACAACTTTCATCAATGACCATTGTTTAGTGACTATTGTCTTGTCTAACTCAGGTTACCTTCCCCTCCGTTTCCGGTTATAAGTGTttttataagtatttttgtctttagttaaagtcaaactattttaagtttaactaagtttatagacaaattagtttcatcaaatcaatgattgaatatattttcataccTAAACCTAGAATTGGATGAGAACTATCCTAGTTAACTTGTATATTCCttccatttcataatataataatttagaATCAAATAAGAcctattctagtactacgaggTTCGTAGTAGTATGATACGTGCAATCCGATTCTAGCATactatattgtgggacggagggagtatatatgaatGCAAACCATGTAATTTAAAACAAATGGTTACTCATGCTACTCGTGGTAATAACTTACTTCAATAAAATGTATTTGGTCCTCAGTTTTCCCAACGCTAAATAAATTCTACCATGAAGAGTACTTAAATATACTGCAGGGTGCTAAAGCTGTCCACAATAGCATAATATCAATTCCCTGTAAAATTAATGGTATATTGTCACCGTGAATATACtcaataataattaaacaaaagCTACTAAAATTTCTTTTTGAGGGAACAAAAGCTACTACCTCCCTCCCAAAATACAGAGAGTTTTAGGTTTGGATACAGATATTAAGAAGGTATGTAGAGTTAAATGAAAGaaagttgtgattggttgacaAGAGAAAGTTGGTGGAGAATTTGAATGGTggaagattgtgattggttgagaagagaatgtaggtgaagaagttgttatattctgggacaaattttgaatgttagaagttatattttaagacggaggaagtactaaacTCGGTGGCATAGAGTCAATTCCTTAGTACCAaagataacaaaaaaaacaaagtggGAGGTAGGCAACAAGttttaggaattaaaaaaaaggtcattGAGGAACATTCTAAAAATGAAGTTGCCATTGAAAAAAGATGAATTCATATTTCCACCCATTTCTCATTAGGTCCATATCTTCCAAGAATATTACTTTGGAGTATTGAAAGAGTTAAGATATCAAGTTGCAAGTTGTCATGTCATTTAAGACCAGAGGTTTGCCACTCTTTTTCCTTGTGCACATTACCACCACAACCACTAATCTAGTCGTAGGTCCCATTGCAAATCCTTGTTCATTCATCGTCATCGGTCCTTAAGCACATCGCCATGATCTAATTTTAATGGCACTCAGATTTAGCCATCTCTTTAGCGGCGGTGGCAAGTGCTCCAACATTGACTTCTAACTTTCTATTGGAAACGTTTAGCTATTTGGTTATCATTATTGTCGAGTTGTTGACGCTCTACTCTCTATTATCAGATCTAGCCATAGGTACAATAATTTGCCTTTTCCTCGTCCTTTCTCTATATGAACCATTTTCTTCACATTTCTAAGTATTAACTCATTATCCTTTTTTAAGTGCTCTAATACTTTTGAAAGTATTATTTCTCCTTTATCTTTAAGTGGCTCATGTCTTCTTTATCTATGCTCTCCTATATCTCAAGTCTAATGTTGCAATCACTGACTGAAAATCACCCAGTTCTCGTAAAAATGCCGTGGGGACTGGTTTACGAAAACTAAGTGGTTTTACTCCCTCAAATATAGCAACCTTGtacctctgtccagattcgttgtactaataTGTGTCTCATCCAGTAcaaggttgttatattttggaacggagtgAGTAGCAATTTTCGTATGAAATTGATTGAAAATtgctatttttattgtttttttaccaAACCGATACAAACCAGTCTTCACTCGAAAACGGTAATGCAAAACTGGACAATATGGTGTGTTGCAAAATTTCTCAAAtggcccgtttggttggagagAGTTTTCAGGAGGGATTGAGAATTTAGAGGGATGAgactattaagtgttttgtttggttgggagacatgagaattttggtgggatgtggatccctccttttcaatacggcaggtaattgggagggaattcctcctttactttgtctaagcaaatctcagccatccgtttttattaatgacctaatctctaACTAAACTCCTTATCAATTTttatcacctctaccaaacaagatattaggattaaaaatcaaattctcatcttaatctcatcagcAATTTTGAAGTGTAAACTCCAAATCCTCCTCGCTCTAGTTACCATACAAGCCGCAAGGACCGGAAAATTCTCGAATCGCCGCCGGTACGCTCACCAGCTGCTTCCTTCCCTTCGCCGCCGGTAGCTTCCGCCGCGATTGCCTCTCCCCCTTCCCGGCCTTACGCTCCGCCGCTAGTGTGAGGCTGACTCCACTCGTTTCCTTCCAGTTCGCCCCTCAGAAATCCATCGCGGCTGTGCATAGTGCACGCGAAAGCCCTAAATccaagcggcggcgaggagcgaagggaaggggaggggagcgccgccggccgtcgggaAGAGGGGGCGGGCGGCGTCCGTCTCCCTCCCTCACCCCTCGCGTCCTTCGCTCTTCCGCCGGGATGCAGAACCCTGGCGGCCACCACGCTAGCCCGGCCTCGGCGGCCAAGTCCAAGTCCtcgaccgctgccgccgcgtcggcgtcgggccAGGGGagctcccaccaccaccaccaccaccactccggcggcggcggcggcggcggcgccgacgcgtcCGCCACCACCCTCAAGCGCAAGCGCGGCGTCTTCCAGAAAGACCGTACGGCACTGTTTTTTCTAAACTTTAGTACTGCTGCTGTTCTTCGAATTCGTTGTTTATGCTGCATTTTTTCCCCGTTCTTGCAGTGCAGCACATGATGTACGGATTTGGGGATGATCCAAATGTAAGCCCGACCTCGATCTATGCCTTTCATCTCTTAATTTTCAGGCTAGGAATTGTTTGGGGATAGGATGCAATTTGTGTACTTTGTGTTGTGGAACATTGGAGGTAATTAACACCGACAACGACAATAATTTGCAAGTAGGCCATGGATTTACAACACAACTACATGATTGCCTAAGAAAGAATGGATATGCTGTTCTACCTTTTAAGTTAAAATCTTGTATGTAAATGACATCTTTCTGTTGGTTTTGCAGCCGCTTCCAGAAACTGTTGCACTTGTGGAGGACATTGTTGTAGAATATGTCACTGACCTGGTAAGCTTTCATTGTATTTGtctttcttgttttctactgAAATTACATTTATGAAGGTTGTATGGATGAAAGGAGTTTATTTGGACTTCGACATCCTTATTTGTTGCCTTATTTAATTCAATTCTAGTGTTCTGGAAAGAGTGATTAGGTAGTGTTCTGGAAAGAGTGATTAGGTTCAGTGCTTCTGTTTGTCAGGAAACATGAAGCCTTTTATGTTTTGAGAATTAATAGGGGCTTCACTTTAACCTATAGTTCATATTTGTGTAGAGCCCAAgggtttgaagtttgaacacTGGTTTCGGGAAAaaagaactactccctctggAAAATAAGTTGCCAGGTCTCTACTGGACAAAAGTTCgattccaaaattttgaatcaAAAAACCAGTTACCAGCTAGTTACCGGCAGTAAaccagttttgtgataaaaatattgGATTCGAACTTTTGGCATGCTAATATGTAATAATTCAGATCCGGCATATGAAAGTAAACTAGTGTGTGTACAtgaaatttc
Proteins encoded in this window:
- the LOC127760788 gene encoding transcription initiation factor TFIID subunit 13 — protein: MQNPGGHHASPASAAKSKSSTAAAASASGQGSSHHHHHHHSGGGGGGGADASATTLKRKRGVFQKDLQHMMYGFGDDPNPLPETVALVEDIVVEYVTDLVHKAQNVASKRGKLLTEDFLYLIRKDVRKLHRATELLSMNEELKQARKAFDVNEETLATNNE